The proteins below are encoded in one region of Cryomorphaceae bacterium 1068:
- a CDS encoding YdeI/OmpD-associated family protein — protein MRNAEEFCPADKNDWRKWLELNHDKKESVWLIFYKKHTPDHNLNWSESVDEALCFGWIDSTARPIDSEKYKQYFSKRKPKSNWSKINKDKVKALIDQGLMRESGYQSIEIAKENGSWTFLDQVESLVVPDDLKSALAKYDGAMSFFDSLSNSAKKILLYWVVSAKRKETRQKRISELAENAGQRLKPKQLR, from the coding sequence ATGAGAAATGCAGAAGAGTTTTGCCCTGCCGACAAGAATGACTGGAGGAAATGGCTCGAATTAAACCACGACAAGAAAGAATCCGTTTGGCTAATCTTCTATAAGAAGCACACGCCTGACCATAACCTCAATTGGAGCGAATCCGTAGATGAAGCTCTTTGTTTTGGCTGGATAGATAGCACAGCAAGGCCTATAGACAGTGAGAAGTACAAGCAGTACTTCAGCAAGCGTAAACCCAAAAGCAATTGGTCGAAGATCAATAAAGACAAAGTAAAGGCCTTGATAGACCAAGGGCTAATGCGAGAATCAGGATACCAAAGCATTGAAATTGCGAAAGAGAATGGCTCTTGGACTTTTTTAGACCAAGTTGAGTCACTCGTTGTACCCGACGATCTGAAATCAGCTTTGGCAAAATACGACGGTGCAATGTCATTCTTCGACAGCCTGAGCAATTCTGCAAAAAAAATCTTATTGTACTGGGTTGTATCTGCCAAACGAAAAGAAACCAGGCAAAAGAGAATCTCAGAACTGGCAGAAAATGCGGGTCAACGCTTGAAACCGAAACAGTTGAGATAG
- a CDS encoding RNA-binding S4 domain-containing protein, with amino-acid sequence MTEHHYELSEEERFITLDKLLKRMNLVGSGSEARAAIVDGMVSVNGNVESQGRKEVKAGDDVIFNGNSIQVS; translated from the coding sequence ATGACAGAACACCACTACGAACTCAGTGAAGAGGAAAGATTCATCACCTTGGATAAGCTTTTAAAACGAATGAACCTGGTTGGTTCGGGTAGTGAGGCTCGAGCTGCCATTGTCGACGGTATGGTGTCTGTAAATGGGAATGTCGAATCTCAAGGGCGCAAGGAGGTTAAAGCTGGAGATGATGTGATTTTTAATGGAAATTCGATTCAAGTAAGCTGA
- a CDS encoding glycosyltransferase family 39 protein, whose product MDGKKLLRDIRFWIVFFFLIRLFGITNPPLEVGHNWRQTTVTMVARNFLEVDNSIFYPRIDIAGEKTGITGMEFPVLNYLIYCVSEVFVYQHWYGRLINLIISSLGLWFFYRLLRKYFPENVSFYSTIILAVSVWFQFSRKIMPDTFSMSMILACIYYGTNYLENKKNQAIQLVVYFSLLVLGMLSKLPAGYILIVFAIPFLDKDIDLKKKLVFALASFVGLIPVVAWYYYWVPHLVEAYGFWHFFMGSSISQGFSEILENGGQTVSRFYDTAMKYVGFAAFLLGLIISIAKKEWRIYTLFALGFSGFLLVVFKAGFTFSHHNYYIIPFVPIMALVAGYGLSQIESQKIAVFLLVAICAEGIANQHQDFRIKERSAKILNLESDLDQFSERSDLILINSGYYPTPMYFAHRKGWVNTNEQIQVKEYLEDLQSKGLKYIVILKRAFGKEMELNDHEVVFDNEDYRIYKLKEYEEQGK is encoded by the coding sequence ATGGACGGTAAGAAACTCCTGCGCGACATACGGTTTTGGATCGTCTTCTTCTTCCTGATCAGGCTATTCGGCATCACCAATCCGCCACTCGAAGTAGGTCACAACTGGCGGCAAACCACGGTCACCATGGTGGCGCGGAATTTCCTGGAAGTGGACAACTCCATATTCTATCCCCGAATTGACATCGCCGGCGAGAAAACGGGAATTACAGGAATGGAATTCCCCGTCCTCAACTACCTGATCTATTGCGTCTCTGAAGTGTTCGTCTACCAACACTGGTATGGGCGGCTGATCAATCTCATCATCTCCAGCCTTGGCTTGTGGTTCTTCTACCGACTCTTACGAAAGTACTTTCCCGAGAATGTGTCCTTCTACTCCACCATTATTCTGGCGGTATCCGTCTGGTTCCAATTCTCGCGAAAAATCATGCCCGATACCTTTTCGATGTCAATGATTTTGGCTTGCATCTACTATGGCACCAACTATTTGGAAAACAAGAAGAATCAAGCAATACAGCTAGTCGTGTACTTCTCACTCCTTGTTTTAGGGATGCTTTCTAAGTTACCGGCAGGGTACATCCTTATCGTTTTTGCCATTCCATTTCTCGACAAGGACATTGACCTCAAGAAAAAGCTGGTTTTTGCACTGGCATCATTTGTCGGCTTGATTCCTGTCGTAGCGTGGTATTATTACTGGGTACCTCACCTGGTAGAAGCGTACGGTTTTTGGCACTTCTTTATGGGGAGCAGCATCAGTCAAGGTTTTAGCGAAATCCTTGAGAATGGCGGACAGACGGTAAGCAGGTTTTACGATACGGCAATGAAGTACGTCGGGTTTGCTGCTTTTCTTTTAGGGCTCATTATCTCTATAGCCAAGAAGGAGTGGAGAATCTACACCCTTTTCGCTTTGGGTTTTTCAGGCTTCCTTTTGGTGGTATTCAAAGCAGGTTTTACTTTTTCACACCACAATTACTACATCATCCCATTTGTGCCAATTATGGCATTGGTAGCCGGATATGGCTTAAGCCAAATCGAAAGCCAAAAAATTGCGGTTTTCCTTTTGGTCGCCATCTGTGCGGAGGGTATTGCAAATCAGCATCAGGATTTTAGGATAAAGGAAAGAAGTGCGAAGATTTTGAACCTGGAAAGTGACTTGGACCAATTCTCAGAACGTAGTGATTTGATATTGATCAACAGTGGTTACTACCCCACACCTATGTATTTTGCACACCGCAAGGGATGGGTAAATACCAACGAACAGATTCAAGTCAAGGAGTACTTGGAGGATCTCCAAAGCAAAGGCCTCAAGTATATCGTCATATTGAAAAGAGCCTTTGGCAAAGAAATGGAATTGAACGACCACGAAGTCGTATTCGACAATGAAGACTACCGCATTTACAAACTTAAGGAGTATGAAGAGCAAGGTAAATAG
- a CDS encoding DUF2892 domain-containing protein, with product MKRNMGAADRIIRVLIAAVVATLFFTNVISGTLGIILLVLAGVFVLTSLVSFCPLYTLFGFRTCPMKEK from the coding sequence ATGAAAAGAAATATGGGAGCAGCCGATCGAATCATCAGAGTTCTGATCGCTGCAGTAGTTGCCACATTATTCTTCACCAACGTTATCAGCGGTACTTTGGGAATCATCCTTTTGGTATTGGCGGGCGTATTCGTTCTGACCAGCTTGGTAAGCTTTTGCCCGCTTTACACCTTATTCGGATTCAGAACTTGCCCGATGAAAGAGAAGTAA
- a CDS encoding serine hydrolase, with translation MKFFIRIKRPSFSFLFAFLFCLKVFAQDQKVDRLYSVGEGEPGYSVAVYQGDKIILERQYGSAALEYDIHISSETVFDIGSIGKQFTAAAILLLELEGKLSLSDPVYKYIENLPRYKLGDPTIEHLLNQTSGIREVDPFLEVADIYFRDYRSQSQMVNIITKIEDLAFAPGDYFYYTNANYVLLASVIEQASGQSYTSYLEENIFDPLGMDRTFVDRNVYTKIKNRALGYTEDEGRYYKTNLYFLKYVGDGQILTTARDMFKWHQNLKHSTIGSPELWKKMYTKAILNDGTTINFGLGAEFETHNGYDAMGFDGMIRAGFVSKYLYFPVLDMAFFTAQNTFDWEFRDRFFQFVDLYVPMAESKSQPIHQFEEINLTKQELEKYEGNYLFYRHDEDRKANIVQLKNDQLFVFTLDGDRVAKLVPIGNDQFYFGEDRDAIVTFGINGDKKHYTYDELDHTIPWVFNEYEPFEHSDRELREFEGTYYNEDFQLSKKLELENGVLFYYWKNGAWREEMTSLSKDLMEIPSSPIEFIRNGNNQLSGFSIMGLVFQKM, from the coding sequence ATGAAGTTTTTTATTAGAATCAAAAGGCCGTCGTTTTCGTTTTTATTCGCTTTCCTCTTCTGTCTCAAAGTCTTTGCACAAGACCAGAAAGTAGATCGACTTTACTCTGTGGGTGAGGGTGAGCCCGGATATTCCGTGGCGGTATACCAAGGGGACAAGATCATTCTCGAAAGACAATACGGCAGTGCAGCTCTTGAATACGACATCCATATTTCCAGCGAAACTGTTTTCGATATAGGCTCTATTGGCAAGCAGTTTACGGCTGCAGCCATACTTCTGCTTGAACTGGAGGGAAAGCTGTCCCTGAGTGACCCTGTCTATAAATACATAGAAAATCTACCTCGATACAAATTGGGCGATCCGACTATTGAGCATTTGCTCAATCAAACCAGTGGAATCAGAGAGGTGGATCCTTTTTTAGAGGTTGCGGATATCTATTTTCGTGATTACAGATCGCAATCACAGATGGTGAATATTATCACCAAGATCGAAGATCTTGCTTTTGCGCCCGGAGATTACTTTTACTATACCAATGCCAACTACGTCTTGCTGGCATCTGTAATTGAACAGGCTTCAGGACAATCCTACACGAGCTACTTGGAAGAAAATATTTTTGACCCGCTTGGAATGGATCGCACCTTTGTAGATCGTAATGTCTACACGAAAATAAAAAATCGCGCACTCGGCTACACCGAAGATGAAGGCAGGTATTATAAGACAAATCTTTATTTTTTAAAATATGTAGGTGATGGACAGATACTGACTACGGCTCGCGATATGTTTAAATGGCATCAAAACCTGAAGCACTCGACCATTGGCTCACCGGAGCTCTGGAAGAAAATGTACACCAAAGCAATCCTCAACGATGGAACGACCATAAATTTTGGCTTGGGAGCAGAGTTTGAAACCCACAATGGATACGATGCTATGGGCTTCGATGGAATGATTCGTGCGGGGTTCGTTTCCAAATACTTGTACTTCCCGGTTCTGGATATGGCATTTTTTACTGCTCAGAACACTTTCGACTGGGAGTTTAGAGACCGATTCTTTCAATTTGTTGATTTGTACGTTCCAATGGCTGAGTCGAAAAGTCAACCTATACATCAATTTGAAGAGATCAATTTGACTAAACAGGAATTAGAGAAGTACGAGGGCAACTACTTGTTTTACCGCCACGACGAAGACCGCAAGGCCAACATTGTTCAGCTAAAGAACGACCAACTTTTTGTGTTTACCCTTGATGGTGATAGGGTTGCTAAATTGGTACCCATTGGCAATGATCAATTCTACTTCGGTGAAGATCGAGATGCTATTGTGACCTTTGGCATTAACGGTGACAAAAAGCATTATACTTATGATGAGCTTGATCATACAATTCCTTGGGTTTTCAATGAATATGAGCCATTCGAGCACTCCGACAGGGAGCTTAGAGAGTTTGAGGGAACCTATTACAATGAGGATTTTCAATTGAGTAAAAAACTTGAATTAGAAAATGGCGTACTCTTCTACTATTGGAAGAATGGTGCTTGGCGCGAAGAGATGACCTCGCTCTCAAAAGACTTGATGGAGATACCGAGTAGTCCAATCGAATTTATCAGAAACGGCAATAATCAGCTTAGCGGTTTTTCGATAATGGGCTTAGTTTTTCAAAAAATGTAA
- a CDS encoding M1 family aminopeptidase, with protein sequence MNPNSYIRIALFTLAILVFQSCYYKPFIGYQLNKKGFKNFSKAERVAGDNANPQRDYHVNRYDWAIEIFPEKKKISGRMDITFTARAAQDTFLFDLQKSLKIDSIASSHGSPSVKRKGDLLYFIFDEVVHTDTRIELSIAYAGKPVNVAGEGPIQWKEDEKGRTWISSVTEGIGPHFMMPCNALLRAEPDSVTIAVTVPDDLVVAANGMLTSVEDHSENQTKTYTHEVVNRINIYNISFNVGHFVELVKPYTDINGVERELSFQVLDYHRATADTFYDQTPMVLKELEMLYGAFPFWEDGCKFIESTFSAMEHQSGIAMGNDYRYDWKNYNLTLIHELSHEWWGNSITGYDYCDIWIHEGMATYSEALVLEKLYGAEGYELLMRYNAYGTENTIPILKECDVLYNSWTNSADQDIYDKGALMMHSLRKVVDNDDLFFATLRTLSEDFPHQNLSTIELRAQFNELLGQDYSDLFDWYLLKAKPPVLEVFPNKDSGLIYYRWREDVPFYPNGVIYLKREKETLSLVPTTDYQSVKVKIGDKIEFLPEKSIYHIIDFRKKK encoded by the coding sequence ATGAATCCAAATAGCTACATCCGAATAGCCTTGTTCACCCTCGCCATATTGGTATTTCAATCTTGTTATTACAAACCTTTTATAGGTTATCAACTCAATAAGAAGGGCTTTAAGAATTTTAGCAAAGCCGAGAGAGTGGCGGGTGACAATGCCAATCCACAGCGCGATTATCATGTCAATCGCTACGACTGGGCGATAGAGATTTTTCCTGAGAAGAAGAAGATCTCGGGACGGATGGACATCACATTCACGGCAAGGGCAGCGCAGGACACCTTTCTCTTTGATCTTCAGAAAAGCTTGAAGATTGATTCAATCGCATCTTCCCACGGCAGCCCGTCGGTAAAACGAAAGGGAGATCTGCTCTACTTCATTTTCGATGAAGTCGTTCATACTGATACCCGTATTGAGCTGAGCATTGCTTACGCCGGCAAACCTGTAAATGTGGCAGGTGAAGGCCCCATTCAATGGAAGGAAGACGAGAAAGGACGAACTTGGATCTCTTCCGTAACGGAGGGAATTGGTCCGCATTTCATGATGCCTTGCAATGCCTTGCTTCGTGCCGAGCCCGATTCAGTGACCATTGCCGTTACCGTTCCCGATGATCTGGTCGTGGCCGCTAATGGTATGCTGACAAGTGTCGAAGACCACAGTGAGAACCAAACCAAGACATACACCCATGAGGTGGTAAACCGCATAAACATCTACAACATCTCCTTCAATGTGGGGCACTTTGTAGAGCTCGTTAAACCTTACACGGACATCAACGGCGTAGAGCGAGAACTGAGCTTTCAGGTATTGGACTACCACCGAGCGACTGCCGATACTTTCTACGATCAAACACCCATGGTACTCAAAGAGTTGGAAATGCTTTACGGTGCGTTTCCATTTTGGGAAGACGGCTGTAAGTTTATCGAATCCACTTTTTCGGCTATGGAGCACCAATCGGGAATAGCGATGGGCAATGACTATCGATACGACTGGAAGAATTACAATCTGACATTGATACACGAGCTGTCGCATGAGTGGTGGGGCAATAGCATCACGGGCTACGACTATTGCGACATCTGGATTCACGAAGGGATGGCTACCTATTCTGAAGCATTGGTGTTGGAAAAACTCTACGGTGCCGAAGGCTATGAGTTATTGATGAGATACAATGCTTACGGCACGGAGAATACCATTCCCATTCTCAAAGAATGCGACGTCCTTTACAACAGTTGGACGAATAGTGCAGATCAGGACATCTACGATAAAGGCGCCTTGATGATGCATTCACTGCGCAAAGTGGTGGATAATGATGACTTGTTTTTTGCAACTCTGAGAACGCTATCGGAAGATTTTCCGCATCAAAACCTTTCGACTATCGAACTCAGAGCACAGTTTAACGAGCTATTGGGTCAGGACTACAGCGATTTATTTGATTGGTATCTCCTAAAAGCCAAGCCACCTGTTTTGGAAGTTTTTCCCAACAAGGACTCGGGGCTGATTTACTACAGGTGGAGGGAAGATGTTCCTTTCTATCCCAATGGAGTGATTTACCTGAAGCGCGAAAAAGAAACCTTGTCTCTGGTGCCTACTACCGACTACCAATCGGTAAAAGTTAAGATCGGCGACAAGATTGAGTTTTTGCCAGAGAAGTCAATCTATCACATCATTGATTTTCGAAAGAAGAAGTAA
- a CDS encoding alpha/beta hydrolase-fold protein, with protein sequence MKSILLSLFLLPCVMLAQTIDTLTIHSEAFGQERSVYVHKHNLTKYLSPDVKVPVIYVLDGQHEWFAEPVLSNLKYLSTTHEIPFALVVVIPHKDRYTECAIDSLDGPALPLHTFITEEVEAALAPYHPGSYRMIIGHSFTASFSLYSQLRSEGFYSAVLAHSPLDSFGELVEALDGNPNVNPSSIAISIGSADHDKDSYHRAVYDKTKEKHPELFDSILTYEANESTHNAVPIVANPYFLSKFFYPFSRRFSEIAMVDLEYKLKETPGSVEEEMKTIEEASKVGSAYYPAEIDELNGLTSRYWNSDYEEHTIALYEEGVKHHPNYYDFHLQLYVLYAERNPEKAKMHLMKSYELAQAFEQSEPYYEELLAEIKAEIQDKGWE encoded by the coding sequence ATGAAATCAATCCTCTTATCTCTCTTCCTTTTGCCTTGCGTAATGCTCGCGCAAACCATCGATACGCTCACCATTCATTCGGAGGCTTTTGGTCAAGAACGAAGCGTCTACGTGCACAAACACAATCTTACCAAATACCTCTCTCCGGATGTGAAAGTGCCCGTGATCTATGTCTTGGACGGACAGCACGAGTGGTTCGCCGAACCGGTGTTGAGCAATCTCAAATACCTCAGCACTACCCACGAAATCCCTTTTGCCCTCGTAGTGGTCATTCCGCATAAGGACAGGTATACTGAGTGCGCTATCGATAGTCTTGATGGTCCCGCATTGCCCCTGCATACCTTCATTACCGAAGAGGTAGAAGCCGCGCTAGCTCCTTACCATCCGGGCTCCTATCGAATGATCATCGGTCACTCGTTCACGGCTTCCTTTTCGCTGTATTCTCAGCTGAGAAGCGAGGGTTTTTACAGTGCGGTGCTGGCACACTCGCCCCTTGATAGTTTTGGAGAATTGGTGGAAGCCTTGGACGGAAATCCGAATGTCAATCCAAGTTCAATTGCTATTTCCATAGGCAGCGCAGACCACGACAAGGATAGTTACCATCGAGCGGTATACGATAAGACGAAAGAAAAGCATCCCGAGCTTTTTGATTCCATCCTAACCTACGAAGCAAATGAGTCTACTCACAATGCCGTTCCCATCGTGGCCAATCCCTATTTTCTATCAAAGTTCTTCTACCCTTTTAGCCGAAGATTTAGCGAGATAGCCATGGTAGATTTGGAATACAAACTAAAGGAGACACCAGGTAGTGTTGAGGAAGAGATGAAGACGATCGAAGAAGCCTCAAAAGTCGGCAGTGCGTATTACCCCGCTGAGATTGACGAACTCAACGGCCTTACCAGCAGGTATTGGAACAGTGATTATGAAGAGCACACCATAGCACTTTACGAAGAGGGGGTGAAGCACCATCCGAACTATTATGACTTCCACCTGCAGCTTTATGTGCTTTACGCGGAAAGAAATCCCGAAAAAGCCAAAATGCATTTGATGAAGTCTTACGAATTGGCGCAAGCCTTTGAGCAATCCGAGCCTTACTACGAAGAGCTTTTAGCTGAGATCAAAGCGGAGATACAAGACAAGGGGTGGGAATAA
- a CDS encoding GNAT family N-acetyltransferase, producing MTLQTHTELNSAQKKKLMQLWNTEYPAGLNYLTLDHFDGYLDKLEDVAHFLLTDKEGLIKGWYFDFRRDGEKWFGLIINSSLHGQGFGKALLDRAKSIEKELSGWVIDSEAKLRKEGQPYRSPLEFYQKNGFEVLENVRLELPRISAVKVRWRL from the coding sequence ATGACTCTTCAAACACATACAGAACTAAACAGTGCGCAAAAGAAAAAGCTCATGCAGTTGTGGAATACCGAATACCCGGCAGGCCTCAATTACCTTACTTTAGATCACTTCGACGGGTACCTCGATAAGTTGGAAGATGTAGCTCATTTCCTCCTTACAGATAAAGAGGGCCTCATCAAGGGTTGGTACTTCGACTTCCGTCGCGATGGTGAGAAATGGTTTGGGCTTATCATAAACTCTTCTTTGCATGGTCAGGGCTTTGGGAAGGCGCTACTCGATCGAGCGAAATCCATTGAGAAAGAACTAAGCGGTTGGGTGATTGACTCCGAAGCCAAGCTGAGAAAAGAAGGGCAGCCGTATCGTTCGCCATTAGAGTTCTACCAAAAGAATGGGTTTGAAGTATTGGAGAACGTTAGGCTCGAACTTCCACGGATATCAGCAGTAAAGGTTCGTTGGCGTTTGTAA
- a CDS encoding J domain-containing protein gives MAFIDYYKILGISKTATEKEIKSAYRKLARKYHPDINPDDKEAERKFKEINEANEVLSNPENRKKYDKYGKDWKHGEEYEKAQKQYEQQQQQRQSQYQSGGQSFAGDFGGGDYSDFFESMFGGGGRASSGRRSTKFRGQDFNAELHLNLSDVYTSQKQVLTVNGKKIRLTIPAGVENGQVIKITGKGSPGINGGPYGDLYIKFILNNDTAFKREGNNLYKDLDIDLYTAILGGEVEADTMGGKVKLKIKPETKNGTKVRLKGKGFPVYKKEGQFGDLIVTYNLQTPTGLSDREKELYKELQSIQK, from the coding sequence ATGGCATTTATTGATTACTACAAGATCTTAGGGATTTCCAAAACGGCAACGGAGAAGGAAATCAAATCGGCGTACCGAAAGCTGGCCCGAAAGTACCATCCCGATATCAACCCCGACGATAAGGAAGCGGAACGGAAATTCAAGGAAATAAACGAGGCCAACGAGGTGCTGAGCAATCCCGAAAACCGCAAGAAATACGACAAGTACGGCAAGGACTGGAAGCACGGCGAGGAATACGAGAAAGCCCAAAAACAATACGAGCAGCAGCAACAGCAGCGGCAGTCGCAATACCAATCGGGCGGACAAAGCTTCGCTGGCGACTTCGGCGGCGGTGACTATTCCGACTTTTTCGAATCGATGTTTGGCGGTGGCGGTAGGGCTTCGTCAGGCCGCAGGAGCACCAAATTCAGAGGGCAGGACTTCAATGCCGAGCTCCACTTGAACCTATCGGATGTCTACACGTCGCAAAAACAGGTGCTCACCGTCAACGGTAAAAAAATACGATTAACCATCCCCGCAGGAGTGGAGAACGGTCAGGTGATCAAAATCACCGGCAAGGGAAGCCCGGGCATCAACGGCGGCCCGTACGGTGATTTGTACATCAAGTTTATCCTCAATAACGATACGGCCTTCAAACGCGAGGGCAACAATTTATACAAGGATCTGGACATAGACCTCTACACCGCCATTCTTGGTGGAGAAGTGGAAGCCGACACCATGGGCGGAAAAGTGAAGCTGAAGATCAAACCCGAGACCAAGAACGGCACCAAAGTACGACTGAAAGGAAAAGGCTTTCCCGTTTATAAAAAGGAAGGTCAGTTCGGAGACCTGATCGTCACCTACAACCTTCAAACTCCCACTGGTCTCAGCGACCGAGAAAAAGAACTCTATAAGGAATTACAAAGCATTCAAAAATGA